One window from the genome of Salvia miltiorrhiza cultivar Shanhuang (shh) chromosome 7, IMPLAD_Smil_shh, whole genome shotgun sequence encodes:
- the LOC130995828 gene encoding uncharacterized protein LOC130995828 isoform X2: MAIASCIDALKFHGCGIFGARLHSSNILPLSPANVVMRPLVIEARANQRTESPKIRNRRTRKKFNGTAARPRLSVFCSEKQLYAMLVDDQNNKCLFYGSTLQKTTRKDPCCSTAEAAEGVGEELIKACADLNITEISSYDRNGLSRGQRLQAFEIAIARHGFLMR, from the exons ATGGCGATTGCTTCTTGTATTGATGCATTAAAATTCCATGGTTGTGGGATATTCGGAGCTCGTCTTCATAGCTCCAATATCCTTCCTCTCAGCCCTGCAA ATGTTGTGATGAGGCCTCTGGTGATTGAAGCAAGAGCGAATCAACGGACGGAGAGCCCCAAAATTCGCAACAgaagaacaagaaaaaaa TTCAACGGGACAGCCGCGCGACCGAGGCTTTCGGTGTTCTGTTCGGAGAAGCAGCTGTATGCCATGTTGGTAGATGATCAGAATAACAAGTGTTTGTTTTATGGAAGCACTCTGCAGAAAACAACGCGAAAGGATCCTTGTTGCTCCACTGCT GAGGCGGCGGAGGGCGTTGGGGAAGAGCTGATCAAGGCTTGTGCAGATCTCAACATAACTGAGATATCCTCTTATGATCGGAATGGATTGAGTAGAGGACAACGGTTGCAAGCCTTTGAAATTGCGATTGCTCGACATGGTTTCTTGATGCGGTAG
- the LOC130995825 gene encoding E3 ubiquitin-protein ligase MPSR1-like, translated as MASEPSSLIENLINSRNRDISLFLPFIIGLNAAAEDPPDRIVLINPFTQGMVVIERRSSDNNSSSAFESLLDELFSRKSGRPPASKAAIDAMESVEAVGGEDNQCAICLEEWEKAKRMPCKHSFHGECIENWLNIHGSCPICRYEMPVDGAEDEKKRRGIWVSFAVGGERRSGESDDDDSS; from the coding sequence ATGGCTTCAGAGCCCTCATCCTTGATCGAAAACCTAATCAATTCGAGAAACAGAGACATCTCCCTCTTCCTGCCCTTCATCATCGGCCTAAACGCCGCGGCGGAGGATCCGCCTGACCGGATCGTGCTCATCAACCCCTTCACGCAGGGGATGGTAGTGATCGAGAGAAGAAGCAGCGATAACAACAGCTCGTCAGCTTTCGAGTCTTTGCTTGATGAATTGTTCTCTCGCAAGAGCGGTCGGCCGCCGGCGTCGAAAGCCGCTATTGATGCTATGGAGAGCGTGGAAGCTGTAGGCGGCGAAGACAATCAGTGCGCGATCTGCTTGGAGGAGTGGGAGAAGGCGAAGCGGATGCCGTGCAAGCATAGTTTTCACGGCGAGTGTATAGAGAATTGGCTGAATATTCACGGCTCCTGCCCCATCTGTAGATACGAGATGCCGGTGGATGGAGCGGAAGATGAGAAGAAGAGGAGGGGGATTTGGGTGAGTTTTGCCGTCGGCGGTGAGAGAAGGAGTGGTGagagtgatgatgatgattcAAGTTGA
- the LOC130995823 gene encoding myb family transcription factor PHL7-like isoform X4, with protein MDSSAPPPIRRRRQTARRGHSEIVDESDGHSRPHLVPPQEPFAEIQTRAKSAITKLSPRQTPSVQIAEALKMQMEVQRKLEQQMEVQRHLQLRIEAQGRYLQSVLNKAKATHLLHSASDNSSLTSSDTSQHKTTKTIDLNLNEFDSGPTTGINLNHFASTF; from the exons ATGGACTCCTCAGCTCCACCGCCGATTCGTCGACGCCGTCAAACAGCTCGGAG AGGCCACTCCGAAATCGTTGATGAGAGTGATGGGCATTCAAGGCCTCACCTTGTACCACCTCAAGAGCCATTTGCAG AAATACAGACTAGGGCGAAGTCAGCAATCACAAAGCTTTCACCACGACAAACCCCAAG TGTGCAGATCGCGGAAGCTCTGAAAATGCAGATGGAGGTGCAGAGGAAGCTGGAGCAGCAGATGGAGGTGCAGAGGCATTTGCAGCTGAGAATCGAAGCTCAGGGGAGGTACCTGCAGTCGGTGCTCAACAAGGCCAAGGCCACTCACCTGCTCCACTCCGCCTCCGACAACAGCTCTCTCACCTCGTCCGACACCTCTCAACACAAAACCACCAAAACTATAGATTTGAATCTCAATGAGTTCGACTCCGGGCCCACCACAGGGATTAACTTGAACCACTTTGCTTCCACTTTTTAG
- the LOC130995823 gene encoding myb family transcription factor PHL8-like isoform X1, whose product MALDNQEMKLVLSSDAKPRLKWTPQLHRRFVDAVKQLGGAEKATPKSLMRVMGIQGLTLYHLKSHLQKYRLGRSQQSQSFHHDKPQENERKKSKLEEEKINDVQIAEALKMQMEVQRKLEQQMEVQRHLQLRIEAQGRYLQSVLNKAKATHLLHSASDNSSLTSSDTSQHKTTKTIDLNLNEFDSGPTTGINLNHFASTF is encoded by the exons atGGCTCTTGACAATCAAGAAATGAAGCTAGTTCTCTCCAGCGACGCCAAGCCCAGATTGAAATGGACTCCTCAGCTCCACCGCCGATTCGTCGACGCCGTCAAACAGCTCGGAGGTGCAGAGA AGGCCACTCCGAAATCGTTGATGAGAGTGATGGGCATTCAAGGCCTCACCTTGTACCACCTCAAGAGCCATTTGCAG AAATACAGACTAGGGCGAAGTCAGCAATCACAAAGCTTTCACCACGACAAACCCCAAG AGAATGAGAGGAAGAAGAGCAAATTGGAAGAGGAGAAGATAAACGA TGTGCAGATCGCGGAAGCTCTGAAAATGCAGATGGAGGTGCAGAGGAAGCTGGAGCAGCAGATGGAGGTGCAGAGGCATTTGCAGCTGAGAATCGAAGCTCAGGGGAGGTACCTGCAGTCGGTGCTCAACAAGGCCAAGGCCACTCACCTGCTCCACTCCGCCTCCGACAACAGCTCTCTCACCTCGTCCGACACCTCTCAACACAAAACCACCAAAACTATAGATTTGAATCTCAATGAGTTCGACTCCGGGCCCACCACAGGGATTAACTTGAACCACTTTGCTTCCACTTTTTAG
- the LOC130995823 gene encoding myb family transcription factor PHL7-like isoform X3, giving the protein MDSSAPPPIRRRRQTARRCREGHSEIVDESDGHSRPHLVPPQEPFAEIQTRAKSAITKLSPRQTPSVQIAEALKMQMEVQRKLEQQMEVQRHLQLRIEAQGRYLQSVLNKAKATHLLHSASDNSSLTSSDTSQHKTTKTIDLNLNEFDSGPTTGINLNHFASTF; this is encoded by the exons ATGGACTCCTCAGCTCCACCGCCGATTCGTCGACGCCGTCAAACAGCTCGGAGGTGCAGAGA AGGCCACTCCGAAATCGTTGATGAGAGTGATGGGCATTCAAGGCCTCACCTTGTACCACCTCAAGAGCCATTTGCAG AAATACAGACTAGGGCGAAGTCAGCAATCACAAAGCTTTCACCACGACAAACCCCAAG TGTGCAGATCGCGGAAGCTCTGAAAATGCAGATGGAGGTGCAGAGGAAGCTGGAGCAGCAGATGGAGGTGCAGAGGCATTTGCAGCTGAGAATCGAAGCTCAGGGGAGGTACCTGCAGTCGGTGCTCAACAAGGCCAAGGCCACTCACCTGCTCCACTCCGCCTCCGACAACAGCTCTCTCACCTCGTCCGACACCTCTCAACACAAAACCACCAAAACTATAGATTTGAATCTCAATGAGTTCGACTCCGGGCCCACCACAGGGATTAACTTGAACCACTTTGCTTCCACTTTTTAG
- the LOC130995823 gene encoding myb family transcription factor PHL8-like isoform X2 yields MALDNQEMKLVLSSDAKPRLKWTPQLHRRFVDAVKQLGEATPKSLMRVMGIQGLTLYHLKSHLQKYRLGRSQQSQSFHHDKPQENERKKSKLEEEKINDVQIAEALKMQMEVQRKLEQQMEVQRHLQLRIEAQGRYLQSVLNKAKATHLLHSASDNSSLTSSDTSQHKTTKTIDLNLNEFDSGPTTGINLNHFASTF; encoded by the exons atGGCTCTTGACAATCAAGAAATGAAGCTAGTTCTCTCCAGCGACGCCAAGCCCAGATTGAAATGGACTCCTCAGCTCCACCGCCGATTCGTCGACGCCGTCAAACAGCTCGGAG AGGCCACTCCGAAATCGTTGATGAGAGTGATGGGCATTCAAGGCCTCACCTTGTACCACCTCAAGAGCCATTTGCAG AAATACAGACTAGGGCGAAGTCAGCAATCACAAAGCTTTCACCACGACAAACCCCAAG AGAATGAGAGGAAGAAGAGCAAATTGGAAGAGGAGAAGATAAACGA TGTGCAGATCGCGGAAGCTCTGAAAATGCAGATGGAGGTGCAGAGGAAGCTGGAGCAGCAGATGGAGGTGCAGAGGCATTTGCAGCTGAGAATCGAAGCTCAGGGGAGGTACCTGCAGTCGGTGCTCAACAAGGCCAAGGCCACTCACCTGCTCCACTCCGCCTCCGACAACAGCTCTCTCACCTCGTCCGACACCTCTCAACACAAAACCACCAAAACTATAGATTTGAATCTCAATGAGTTCGACTCCGGGCCCACCACAGGGATTAACTTGAACCACTTTGCTTCCACTTTTTAG
- the LOC130995822 gene encoding protein DMP9-like, whose protein sequence is MEKSASERIGIRIYTASPNVEAPPPPPPQYPSTGEPPSTGRKRRAVASGVQKTLSKTSLLANFLPTGTLLTFEMVLPSIYANGECSAVTTHMIYALLALCGFSCFFFHFTDSFKGPDGKVYYGFVTPRGLAVFKSGLGVHVPDDDKFKLGLSDFVHAMMSVLVFAAIAFSDYRITGCVFPGHAKELDEVMQSFPLMVGIVCSGLFLVFPTTRYGIGCVSA, encoded by the coding sequence aTGGAGAAATCAGCGTCAGAGCGGATCGGCATCAGAATCTACACAGCCAGTCCGAATGTAGAAGCCCCGCCCCCGCCCCCGCCGCAGTACCCCTCTACCGGCGAGCCTCCGAGCACCGGACGCAAGAGGCGAGCGGTTGCGAGCGGCGTGCAGAAGACGCTCTCGAAAACCTCCCTGCTGGCCAACTTCCTCCCTACGGGCACCCTCCTGACCTTCGAAATGGTGCTGCCGTCGATCTACGCCAACGGCGAGTGCTCCGCCGTGACCACCCACATGATCTACGCCCTCCTGGCGCTCTGCGGCTTCTCATGCTTCTTCTTCCACTTCACCGACTCCTTCAAGGGCCCCGACGGCAAGGTCTACTACGGCTTCGTCACGCCCCGAGGCTTGGCCGTCTTCAAGTCCGGCCTTGGGGTCCACGTGCCCGACGACGACAAGTTCAAGCTCGGGCTGAGCGACTTCGTGCACGCCATGATGTCCGTGCTCGTCTTCGCTGCCATCGCCTTCTCCGACTACCGGATCACCGGCTGTGTGTTTCCCGGCCACGCCAAGGAGTTGGATGAAGTCATGCAGAGTTTCCCCTTGATGGTTGGGATTGTCTGCAGTGGCTTGTTTCTCGTCTTCCCCACTACTCGTTATGGCATTGGCTGTGTGTCTGCCTGA
- the LOC130995828 gene encoding uncharacterized protein LOC130995828 isoform X1, protein MAIASCIDALKFHGCGIFGARLHSSNILPLSPASEHKNVVMRPLVIEARANQRTESPKIRNRRTRKKFNGTAARPRLSVFCSEKQLYAMLVDDQNNKCLFYGSTLQKTTRKDPCCSTAEAAEGVGEELIKACADLNITEISSYDRNGLSRGQRLQAFEIAIARHGFLMR, encoded by the exons ATGGCGATTGCTTCTTGTATTGATGCATTAAAATTCCATGGTTGTGGGATATTCGGAGCTCGTCTTCATAGCTCCAATATCCTTCCTCTCAGCCCTGCAAGTGAGCATAAGA ATGTTGTGATGAGGCCTCTGGTGATTGAAGCAAGAGCGAATCAACGGACGGAGAGCCCCAAAATTCGCAACAgaagaacaagaaaaaaa TTCAACGGGACAGCCGCGCGACCGAGGCTTTCGGTGTTCTGTTCGGAGAAGCAGCTGTATGCCATGTTGGTAGATGATCAGAATAACAAGTGTTTGTTTTATGGAAGCACTCTGCAGAAAACAACGCGAAAGGATCCTTGTTGCTCCACTGCT GAGGCGGCGGAGGGCGTTGGGGAAGAGCTGATCAAGGCTTGTGCAGATCTCAACATAACTGAGATATCCTCTTATGATCGGAATGGATTGAGTAGAGGACAACGGTTGCAAGCCTTTGAAATTGCGATTGCTCGACATGGTTTCTTGATGCGGTAG
- the LOC130995792 gene encoding beta-1,3-galactosyltransferase GALT1, translating into MKKWYGGVLTASFLMLFVFGYYVIRNPINENYFTSPINFNGTNPLEWINAGSPPAIPNPEKTSQVFSAEAIVANFFAQRNLSKEEKTSLYTWNRLKPLVMHAEGLPNAVEAIKEAGVAWKNLIASIEEEKSQSNGSLPKRGKEKQCPHFLSKMNASELDDNGFKLLVPCGLTQGSSITLIGIPTGLLGNFRIDLTGEPLPGEPDPPVILHYNVRLHGDKITEDPVIVQNTWTIAHEWGDEERCPIPDEGKSKKVDELDQCNELLGKENNHTVKANRYTDGSISLVHDGKPRKYFPFRQNDLFVATLRVGSEGIQMTVDGKHITSFAFRETLEPWLVNEVRISGDINLISVVASGLPTSEDLEHIIDLEELKAVPIPPRTQLNLFVGIFSTANNFKRRMAVRRSWMQYPEVRSGQVAVRFFVGLHKNQMVNEELWNEARTYQDIQLMPFMDYYSLITWKTIAICIFGTEVVSAKFIMKTDDDAFVRIDEILNSLGSINVTRSLLYGLINSDSQPHRNTDSKWYISPEEWQDETYPPFANGPGYIVSNDIARTVSKKHRKGHLKIFKLEDVAMGIWISEMKQNGLEVRYQKDERIINDGCRDGYVVAHYQGPRELLCLWQKIQEKKRAVCCGE; encoded by the exons ATGAAGAAATGGTATGGAGGTGTTCTGACGGCATCTTTCTTGATGTTATTTGTTTTTGGATACTATGTTATTAGAAATCCTATAAATGAGAACTACTTCACTAGCCCTATAAACTTCAACGGGACAAATCCTTTGGAGTGGATAAATGCAGGTAGTCCTCCTGCAATTCCCAATCCGGAAAAAACTTCTCAAGTCTTCTCTGCTGAAGCTATTGTGGCTAATTTCTTTGCTCAAAGGAACTTGTCGAAAGAAGAAAAAACTTCTCTATACACTTGGAACCGTTTGAAACCCCTGGTTATGCATGCTGAGGGTTTACCTAATGCTGTTGAAGCTATCAAAGAAGCTGGTGTAGCTTGGAAAAACTTGATTGCTTctattgaagaagaaaaaagccAGAGTAATGGAAGTTTACCGAAGAGAGGGAAAGAGAAACAGTGTCCTCATTTTCTTAGTAAAATGAATGCTTCAGAACTTGATGATAATGGATTTAAGTTGCTTGTCCCTTGTGGCTTGACTCAAGGTTCTTCAATCACATTGATAGGCATTCCTACTGGCCTTCTTGGTAATTTCCGAATAGACCTGACTGGTGAACCTCTCCCAGGCGAGCCAGATCCTCCCGTTATTTTGCACTATAATGTTAGGCTCCATGGTGATAAAATAACTGAGGATCCTGTAATTGTCCAAAACACCTGGACAATTGCACATGAGTGGGGTGACGAGGAGCGCTGTCCAATTCCTGACGAGGgaaaaagtaaaaaag TGGATGAACTGGACCAATGCAACGAGCTTTTGGGTAAAGAGAATAACCATACGGTCAAAGCTAACCGGTATACTGATGGATCGATTTCTTTGGTGCATGATGGGAAACCGAGAAAATACTTCCCTTTTAGGCaaaatgatttatttgttgCTACACTGCGAGTTGGTTCAGAAGGAATCCAAATGACGGTGGATGGAAAGCACATAACTTCGTTTGCTTTCCGTGAA ACGTTGGAACCATGGCTTGTCAATGAAGTACGGATTTCTGGggatataaatttaatttctgTTGTTGCCAGTGGTTTGCCAACATCAGAGGACTTAGAACATATTATAGACTTGGAAGAGCTTAAAGCTGTTCCGATACCTCCTCGAACACAGCTGAATCTCTTTGTTGGGATTTTCTCTACTGCAAATAATTTCAAGCGTAGGATGGCAGTAAGAAGGTCCTGGATGCAGTATCCCGAAGTACGATCAGGACAAGTTGCTGTCCGTTTCTTTGTTGGACTG CATAAAAACCAAATGGTGAATGAGGAGTTATGGAATGAAGCACGCACCTATCAGGACATACAACTGATGCCTTTCATGGACTACTACAGTTTGATTACATGGAAGACCATAGCCATCTGCATTTTTGGG ACCGAGGTTGTTTCAGCTAAGTTTATAATGAAGACAGATGACGATGCATTTGTTCGTATAGATGAAATCTTGAATTCTCTAGGGAGCATCAATGTGACTCGTAGTTTGCTTTATGGCCTCATCAATTCAGACTCACAGCCTCATCGGAATACAGACAGCAAGTGGTACATCAGCCCTGAG GAATGGCAAGACGAAACATATCCACCTTTCGCCAATGGTCCTGGTTATATTGTGTCGAATGATATAGCAAGGACAGTGAGCAAGAAACATAGAAAGGGACACCTAAAG ATATTCAAACTAGAAGATGTTGCCATGGGAATCTGGATCTCAGAAATGAAGCAGAACGGGCTGGAGGTGAGATACCAGAAGGATGAGAGGATTATCAATGATGGCTGCAGGGATGGTTACGTCGTTGCCCATTACCAAGGCCCCAGAGAGCTGCTCTGTTTGTGGCAAAAGATTCAAGAGAAAAAACGTGCCGTCTGCTGCGGTGAATAA